Proteins encoded within one genomic window of Couchioplanes caeruleus:
- a CDS encoding asparaginase — MAEKPASVLMLSLGGTIAMTSSNGPGGVVPTLTAEDLIAAVPGLAETGIEVQVQTFRQLPGASLDFDDLTALATLIAERTATGGVDGVVVTQGTDTIEETAYLLDLLHAGDAPVVITGAMRNPTMAGADGPANVLAAIRTAASPITRTLGAVVVFADEIHAARHVRKTHSTSVATFRSPNTGLLGHVIEGTVRLFSRPPSRLVVPLEQVARVPRIGLYTVTLGDDGALLASADDIDGLVVAGFGVGHVPQRLIDRLTTLAARIPLVLTSRTGAGPALQSTYAFPGSETDLQRRGLTNAGFLDPYKARILLHALLATSADHDTIAAAFSAAGGTGDAACWPWPAHDSKQEKQHA; from the coding sequence GTGGCGGAGAAGCCGGCATCGGTCCTAATGCTCTCCCTGGGCGGCACGATCGCCATGACCTCCAGCAACGGGCCGGGCGGCGTCGTGCCGACATTGACGGCCGAGGACCTCATCGCCGCCGTACCCGGTTTGGCGGAAACCGGGATCGAAGTGCAGGTCCAAACGTTTCGCCAACTGCCCGGCGCCTCCCTGGACTTCGACGACCTCACCGCTCTCGCCACTCTGATCGCCGAGCGCACAGCTACGGGCGGTGTGGACGGAGTGGTGGTCACCCAGGGCACCGACACCATCGAGGAGACGGCCTACCTACTCGACCTACTGCACGCCGGAGACGCACCCGTCGTGATCACCGGGGCGATGCGGAACCCCACCATGGCCGGCGCCGACGGACCCGCGAACGTGCTCGCCGCGATCCGCACCGCCGCCAGCCCTATCACCCGCACCCTCGGCGCCGTCGTGGTGTTCGCTGACGAGATCCACGCCGCCCGGCACGTCCGCAAAACCCACTCCACCAGCGTTGCCACCTTCCGCTCACCCAACACCGGCTTGCTCGGCCACGTCATCGAGGGCACAGTTCGGCTATTCAGCCGCCCGCCAAGCCGCCTGGTCGTGCCGCTCGAGCAGGTCGCGCGCGTGCCGCGGATCGGGCTCTACACCGTAACGCTGGGCGACGACGGTGCCCTCCTCGCCAGCGCGGACGACATCGACGGTCTTGTCGTCGCCGGCTTCGGCGTCGGCCACGTACCCCAACGCCTCATCGACCGGCTCACCACCCTCGCCGCGCGGATTCCCCTCGTGCTCACTTCCCGCACCGGCGCCGGACCTGCCCTGCAGTCCACCTACGCCTTCCCAGGCTCCGAGACTGACCTACAACGCCGAGGACTCACCAACGCCGGATTCCTCGACCCCTACAAGGCCCGGATCCTGCTCCACGCCCTGCTAGCCACCAGCGCCGACCACGACACGATCGCCGCCGCGTTCAGCGCCGCCGGCGGCACCGGTGACGCTGCCTGCTGGCCCTGGCCTGCCCACGACTCGAAGCAGGAGAAGCAACATGCGTAG
- a CDS encoding enhanced serine sensitivity protein SseB C-terminal domain-containing protein, whose protein sequence is MAFPANPLESVLAGVRTGAATAEQLLHALRDNDLWVPLPAGADPNGDAALPVMPLEDGPYVAAYTSQEQFTHAAGEQAHMVLTGRELAALMPPELGLAVNPGAEIGLPIRASGVGILRGETRRVTAGSRMRLGLPPEEPADLLTALADAFASLPAVLEARLALAQVGEQPPALLIGVRLKTDPPPDAGARQVTAAVQAATARVPSPYPVDTVVLRDGSDPLTAWLMANTEPFYATGRT, encoded by the coding sequence ATGGCATTCCCGGCGAACCCCCTGGAGTCGGTCCTCGCCGGCGTCCGCACCGGCGCGGCGACCGCCGAGCAGCTGCTGCACGCCCTGCGCGACAACGACCTCTGGGTGCCGCTGCCGGCCGGGGCCGACCCGAACGGCGACGCCGCGCTGCCGGTCATGCCGCTCGAGGACGGCCCGTACGTGGCCGCCTACACCTCGCAGGAGCAGTTCACCCACGCCGCGGGTGAGCAGGCGCACATGGTCCTCACCGGTCGAGAGCTGGCCGCACTGATGCCGCCGGAGCTGGGCCTGGCGGTCAACCCAGGCGCTGAGATCGGCCTGCCGATCCGGGCGTCCGGGGTCGGCATCCTCCGAGGCGAGACTCGGCGCGTCACCGCGGGGTCCCGGATGCGTCTCGGCCTGCCCCCCGAGGAACCGGCCGACCTGCTCACCGCGCTCGCCGACGCATTCGCCTCACTCCCTGCCGTGCTCGAGGCGCGGCTCGCGCTGGCCCAGGTGGGGGAGCAGCCACCGGCGCTACTGATCGGCGTCCGGCTCAAGACGGACCCGCCGCCGGACGCGGGCGCCCGCCAGGTCACGGCGGCCGTCCAGGCGGCAACTGCCCGAGTACCGTCGCCCTACCCGGTCGATACGGTGGTGCTACGCGATGGGAGTGACCCCCTCACCGCCTGGCTGATGGCAAACACCGAACCGTTCTACGCCACTGGCCGAACTTGA
- a CDS encoding GOLPH3/VPS74 family protein, which translates to MLAHDETRSLKPHLHVPAIGVGLAGAALTDLLIANRVHVVQGSPYLFNRGRCDHRWSSADGSTRSRQPDDSGRRTDGARSTAPVDENTDDGCTTCGAVTEQVLATIVNLRHIPGLHLLLRELGPELYRQTRRELIDKNVITSDRRWGRSRYELTWIGSAAWVRQNVRYRIEGRQRPEPHIDALCALTWALNLQHSLVIDLSDTETSNMLRAVMNRITEKALLTDPDWPAAAIPEVADAIRTAVGALATSPY; encoded by the coding sequence GTGCTCGCCCACGACGAGACCCGCAGCCTCAAACCCCACCTGCATGTGCCCGCGATCGGTGTCGGGCTCGCAGGCGCGGCCTTGACCGATCTGCTGATCGCGAATCGGGTCCACGTCGTGCAGGGCAGCCCGTACCTGTTCAACCGTGGCCGCTGCGATCACCGCTGGTCATCCGCCGACGGCAGTACCCGTTCCCGCCAGCCGGATGACAGCGGACGGCGGACGGACGGTGCGCGAAGCACAGCCCCCGTCGACGAGAACACCGACGATGGCTGCACAACCTGTGGGGCCGTCACCGAACAGGTGTTGGCCACGATCGTCAACCTGCGACACATACCCGGGCTACATCTGCTCCTTCGCGAACTCGGCCCTGAGCTCTACCGGCAGACCCGCAGGGAACTGATCGACAAGAACGTCATCACCAGCGACCGTCGCTGGGGCCGCAGCCGCTATGAACTCACCTGGATCGGCTCGGCCGCGTGGGTCAGGCAGAACGTCCGTTACCGCATCGAAGGACGCCAGCGTCCGGAGCCGCACATCGATGCGCTCTGCGCGCTCACCTGGGCGCTGAACCTGCAACACAGCCTGGTCATCGACCTCAGCGACACCGAGACCAGCAACATGCTGCGCGCCGTCATGAACCGGATCACGGAGAAGGCGCTCCTGACGGACCCCGACTGGCCCGCCGCCGCGATCCCCGAGGTCGCCGACGCCATCCGCACCGCCGTCGGCGCCCTGGCTACCTCCCCCTACTGA
- a CDS encoding tyrosine-type recombinase/integrase, which yields MIKFAAVDAGIEWLTVEQVARLVDVTRHARDRFLVLLLWSTGIRIGEALGLRREDMHLLADSQALGCQVRGPHVHVRRADHTLSTAAPGPEAGRLALGLRDAWGGLEVRRRTRGACLT from the coding sequence TTGATCAAGTTCGCGGCGGTCGATGCGGGAATCGAGTGGCTGACGGTCGAGCAGGTCGCGCGGCTGGTCGATGTCACCCGCCACGCCCGCGACCGGTTCCTGGTGTTGCTGTTGTGGTCCACGGGGATCCGGATCGGTGAGGCGCTCGGGCTGCGCCGCGAAGACATGCATCTGTTGGCCGATTCGCAGGCTCTGGGTTGTCAGGTCAGGGGCCCGCATGTGCATGTGCGGCGAGCAGATCACACCTTGAGTACTGCCGCGCCGGGCCCCGAGGCGGGCAGGCTTGCCCTCGGCTTGAGGGACGCTTGGGGTGGGCTTGAGGTTCGACGCCGAACTAGAGGGGCATGCCTAACCTGA
- a CDS encoding twin-arginine translocation signal domain-containing protein — MPNLNLSAVRGRRRFLQMLGTGAAALAVAASTGLSTPAMAAGSVTDSGTDLAGWTTVVGDGLYAAAGQAPVNDADITTEHRGTDSRLRSNILNRGIMAHNITYKPVVDASMMTLVHQASFSFQMPFVPSKAGGPRNAQTVEGGLFVWDGQNTRVDHGTAFQWVLNPWDANFGKIRVWTGNSWAAAGYLKPDTAWHQASFLVDPAGQRVELSIDGTQIAAPYSRTTKNGWGTEVAARLQAEAISLWPGATATWGPQQEVLVKDWTWTRQ, encoded by the coding sequence ATGCCTAACCTGAACCTGTCAGCCGTGCGCGGCCGGCGACGCTTCCTCCAGATGCTCGGCACCGGCGCGGCGGCCCTCGCGGTCGCGGCCTCGACGGGCCTGTCGACGCCCGCCATGGCCGCCGGTTCGGTCACCGACTCCGGCACCGACCTGGCCGGCTGGACCACCGTCGTCGGTGACGGCCTTTACGCGGCGGCCGGCCAGGCACCGGTCAACGACGCCGACATCACCACTGAACACCGCGGCACCGATTCCCGACTGCGTTCCAACATCCTCAACCGCGGGATCATGGCGCACAACATCACCTACAAGCCGGTCGTCGACGCGTCCATGATGACGCTCGTTCACCAGGCCAGCTTCTCCTTCCAGATGCCCTTCGTGCCGTCCAAGGCCGGAGGCCCCCGCAACGCCCAGACCGTCGAGGGCGGCCTGTTCGTCTGGGACGGCCAGAACACCCGGGTCGACCACGGCACCGCCTTCCAGTGGGTGCTCAACCCGTGGGACGCGAACTTCGGCAAGATCCGGGTCTGGACCGGCAACTCCTGGGCGGCAGCCGGCTACCTCAAGCCAGACACCGCCTGGCACCAGGCCTCCTTCCTCGTCGACCCCGCCGGCCAGCGGGTGGAACTCTCCATCGACGGCACCCAGATCGCCGCGCCGTACTCCCGCACGACCAAGAACGGCTGGGGCACCGAGGTCGCGGCACGCCTGCAGGCCGAAGCGATCTCCCTCTGGCCCGGCGCCACGGCCACGTGGGGTCCGCAGCAGGAGGTACTGGTCAAGGACTGGACCTGGACCCGGCAGTAA
- a CDS encoding APC family permease — translation MAAHILNAPPGIEQFGYKQELSRSLRFRDLVIYGLIFMVVIAPFGIFGGVFQASGGMVALAYLIGMVAMMFTASSYAVMVQAYPTAGSTYTYAGRAIAPSVGFLTGWTILLDYVLIPALLGLIAAGSMASVVPAVPVWGWIVVFVAVNTGLNLLGIKVTKQAMRVFLIGELAVLAIYLVVGIAALAAGAGRGFSWVPFFNANTFSLSVAAGAVSVAALSYLGFDAISMLAEETRGGGEQVGRAMYAVLGLTGLLFIAQTFVAALLVDDPGRLIAEGDAAGTAFYDTARIAGGPWVATLTAVATALAWGIANNMVAQLATSRLLYAMGRDRQLPGELARVTRSRSVPANAVLLTAVISLVVGLYMASRADGIRLLVSLVNFGAMASFTVLHIAVIWRWLTNGRDGSSMRNLVVPLVGAAILLMVIVHANIAAQQVGIAWIVAGLLVLLVLHLTGRRPRLSGLDDTSAAHVPAWAGRHV, via the coding sequence ATGGCTGCACACATCCTGAACGCCCCGCCTGGAATCGAGCAGTTCGGATACAAGCAGGAGCTTAGCCGCTCCTTACGGTTCCGGGACCTCGTCATCTATGGCTTGATCTTCATGGTCGTCATCGCACCCTTCGGGATCTTCGGCGGCGTGTTCCAGGCGTCGGGTGGGATGGTGGCGCTGGCGTATCTGATCGGCATGGTGGCGATGATGTTCACCGCGTCGTCGTATGCGGTGATGGTGCAGGCGTATCCGACTGCCGGTTCGACGTACACCTACGCCGGGCGGGCGATTGCTCCGTCGGTCGGGTTCCTCACTGGCTGGACGATCCTGCTGGATTACGTGCTGATTCCGGCGCTGCTTGGCTTGATCGCGGCCGGGAGCATGGCGTCGGTGGTGCCGGCGGTTCCGGTGTGGGGTTGGATCGTGGTGTTCGTCGCCGTCAACACCGGGTTGAATCTGCTGGGAATCAAGGTCACCAAGCAGGCCATGCGGGTCTTCCTGATCGGCGAACTCGCCGTCCTAGCCATCTACTTAGTGGTCGGCATCGCCGCGCTCGCCGCCGGTGCTGGCCGGGGCTTCTCGTGGGTGCCGTTCTTCAACGCGAACACTTTCTCCCTGTCGGTGGCGGCCGGGGCGGTGTCGGTGGCGGCGTTGAGCTATCTGGGCTTCGACGCGATCTCGATGCTGGCAGAGGAGACCCGAGGCGGCGGCGAACAGGTCGGCCGAGCCATGTACGCCGTCCTCGGCCTCACGGGGCTGTTGTTCATCGCGCAGACCTTCGTCGCCGCGCTACTGGTGGACGACCCCGGCCGGTTGATCGCCGAAGGAGACGCGGCCGGGACGGCGTTCTACGACACCGCCCGCATCGCCGGCGGCCCGTGGGTGGCCACCCTGACCGCGGTCGCGACCGCGTTGGCGTGGGGTATCGCGAACAACATGGTGGCCCAGCTCGCCACCTCTCGGCTGCTGTACGCGATGGGCCGCGACCGTCAGCTACCAGGCGAGCTGGCCCGGGTGACGCGCAGCCGGTCGGTGCCGGCCAACGCGGTCCTGCTCACCGCCGTGATCTCCCTGGTAGTCGGTCTGTACATGGCGTCTCGTGCGGACGGGATCAGGTTGTTGGTGAGCTTGGTGAACTTCGGCGCGATGGCCTCGTTCACGGTGCTGCACATCGCGGTGATCTGGCGGTGGCTCACGAACGGCCGCGACGGCAGCAGCATGCGGAATCTAGTGGTTCCGCTGGTCGGCGCCGCGATCCTCCTCATGGTCATCGTGCATGCGAACATCGCCGCGCAGCAGGTGGGCATCGCCTGGATCGTCGCCGGACTGCTCGTTCTGCTCGTGCTTCATCTGACGGGCCGGCGACCACGGTTGTCCGGGCTCGATGACACCTCTGCCGCCCACGTGCCGGCCTGGGCGGGACGTCATGTCTGA
- a CDS encoding YbaB/EbfC family nucleoid-associated protein, which produces MRDIDAAEDWLESWAAGIDARAEQATRLARQVAELTATERDTECLIAVTVGSSGQVLALELDDRACNGRGSELSDRILAVMRAAQSRMAEFVAEQVRGTVGAETETGRAVVDAYERRFPAPPPEQETHDGR; this is translated from the coding sequence GTGCGGGACATCGACGCGGCCGAGGATTGGCTGGAATCGTGGGCTGCAGGCATCGACGCCCGCGCCGAACAGGCCACGCGCCTGGCGCGGCAGGTGGCCGAGCTGACCGCTACGGAGCGTGACACAGAATGCCTGATAGCGGTGACTGTCGGGTCGTCCGGACAGGTGCTCGCCTTGGAGTTGGACGACCGGGCCTGTAACGGTCGGGGCAGCGAGCTGAGCGACCGGATCCTGGCCGTCATGCGGGCCGCGCAGAGCCGCATGGCCGAGTTCGTCGCCGAACAGGTCCGTGGCACCGTCGGCGCGGAAACCGAAACCGGTCGGGCGGTCGTCGACGCGTACGAGCGACGATTCCCAGCACCGCCGCCGGAGCAGGAGACGCACGATGGCCGGTGA
- a CDS encoding type VII secretion target, which translates to MAGDAMQMPIDAVRGHAASVDQVGAGMEQARAAVREVTMDTGAYGHLCQFLPVLLTPVFELAVDALDATIDALHGTADDLRTTAAAASGTDDDAARRVRATSFAAPAVELPL; encoded by the coding sequence ATGGCCGGTGACGCGATGCAGATGCCGATCGACGCGGTCCGCGGCCACGCCGCCAGCGTCGATCAGGTCGGCGCCGGCATGGAGCAGGCCCGCGCGGCGGTGCGTGAGGTAACCATGGATACCGGTGCGTACGGGCATCTGTGCCAGTTCCTGCCGGTGCTGCTCACCCCGGTGTTCGAGTTGGCCGTCGATGCGCTGGATGCCACGATCGATGCCCTGCATGGGACCGCGGACGACCTGCGGACGACGGCGGCCGCAGCTTCCGGAACCGACGATGACGCCGCCCGGCGAGTCCGCGCCACCAGCTTCGCCGCGCCGGCTGTCGAGTTGCCGCTGTGA
- a CDS encoding helix-turn-helix domain-containing protein, with product MAQTPRELAPNTSARHYFGAHLRRMREERGWSQAQLGQRLHVSADLIAKVEKAMRWPTGEFAAACDATLDTGGTLSKLTPLIDIERCQERTAATATAQAVRAAIAQQRSGNPPTVSRPAASSRASVRSGTVQAGDMASTLPGVELTAPPPAWPVDRLLTLPQGKALPATTLTLTDTSSLPASHAAVQPGRVGRFHAAASGLRDLAVVEIPTDEGPAVAVATSPAFGMVSPAYRLDAFTLGILWALCGMDDALLADDAALAESIPKLRRYAELPGSAVGRAVAADLNPLSQMWLGSDFCARYISHRLETATDQPIFWTREQYGEEASTWLLFRHKIDYLRATSGRFTTPTAPANRVFCIPETAVQTSPLAERVLLLLSAAFMESLHIAVHVSADPAYATVEGFVLSPQAQVILANWVRADGLWHVDALDRRTALRRYDDVARGGQADAITAAPHSNQRLQGLAEYLDLNWTWLRRRCTELSTVGIEGMIRPRSRLLSTDGINAACRYLARLT from the coding sequence ATGGCCCAGACTCCCCGCGAACTCGCACCAAACACCTCCGCCAGGCACTACTTCGGCGCCCACCTGCGCCGGATGCGCGAGGAGCGCGGTTGGTCGCAAGCACAGTTGGGGCAACGACTGCACGTCAGCGCCGATCTCATCGCCAAGGTCGAAAAGGCCATGCGCTGGCCGACCGGCGAGTTTGCCGCGGCCTGCGACGCCACCCTCGACACAGGCGGCACTCTCAGCAAGCTGACGCCGCTGATTGACATCGAGCGCTGTCAAGAGCGGACTGCGGCGACCGCGACCGCCCAAGCAGTACGAGCCGCCATCGCTCAGCAGCGAAGCGGCAACCCACCGACAGTCTCCAGACCCGCCGCCTCATCACGAGCGTCGGTCCGATCAGGCACGGTTCAAGCGGGCGACATGGCATCGACGCTGCCGGGCGTAGAACTCACGGCCCCGCCACCGGCGTGGCCGGTCGACCGCTTGCTCACCCTGCCCCAAGGAAAAGCCCTACCCGCAACCACCCTCACACTTACCGATACCTCTTCACTACCCGCCAGCCATGCTGCTGTCCAGCCAGGCAGAGTAGGCCGCTTCCATGCCGCCGCGTCCGGACTGCGCGATCTCGCGGTGGTCGAGATTCCCACCGACGAAGGGCCGGCCGTTGCCGTGGCCACGTCGCCGGCCTTTGGGATGGTTTCCCCGGCGTACCGCCTCGACGCCTTCACCCTTGGCATCCTCTGGGCCCTGTGCGGCATGGACGACGCCCTCCTCGCCGACGACGCCGCCCTCGCCGAGAGCATCCCCAAACTGCGCCGCTACGCCGAACTACCTGGCTCCGCAGTCGGCCGCGCCGTCGCTGCGGACCTCAACCCGCTGAGCCAGATGTGGCTCGGCTCCGACTTCTGTGCCCGATACATCAGCCACCGACTCGAAACCGCCACAGACCAACCCATTTTCTGGACTCGCGAACAGTACGGGGAAGAAGCAAGCACCTGGCTCCTCTTCCGCCACAAGATCGACTACTTGCGGGCAACGAGCGGACGCTTCACCACACCAACCGCACCTGCAAACCGCGTCTTCTGCATCCCGGAGACCGCAGTACAGACCAGCCCCCTCGCCGAACGCGTCCTGTTGCTGCTGTCCGCCGCCTTCATGGAGTCCCTCCACATCGCCGTACACGTCAGCGCCGACCCCGCCTACGCAACCGTCGAAGGGTTCGTCCTGAGCCCCCAGGCACAGGTAATCCTCGCCAACTGGGTACGCGCAGACGGGCTCTGGCACGTCGACGCCCTCGACCGCCGCACCGCCCTGCGCCGTTACGACGACGTCGCCCGCGGCGGCCAAGCCGACGCGATCACCGCAGCACCCCACTCCAATCAACGTCTACAGGGCCTCGCCGAGTACCTCGACCTGAACTGGACATGGCTACGCCGACGCTGTACCGAATTGTCTACAGTCGGTATCGAAGGCATGATTCGGCCTCGTAGTCGGCTGCTGTCCACCGACGGAATCAACGCCGCCTGCCGGTACCTGGCCCGACTTACCTAA
- a CDS encoding helix-turn-helix domain-containing protein, with amino-acid sequence MARPNFLGEYLRARRELVDPVDVGLRVVGVRRTPGLRREEVATLAGISADYYLRLEQGRDRNPSPQVLEALAGVFGLDAAATQYLLSLSGARPTTRKRPRREVVPTGIRHLLDALELPAYVVSRMFDVLAANRLGTALSPSIRTGENRLRSIFLDPVERDLYPDWEQVVGGMVPSFRASLGTDVHDPRVAQLVGELSLASESFRQLWARHDVKPLAGAPARMRHPQVGLLELRREKLPIGDSGGQFLVIYHAEPGSDSARSLTLLGSLAATDEAPGAEAGTGPQSRTSSY; translated from the coding sequence ATGGCCAGGCCAAATTTCCTGGGCGAGTATCTGCGCGCACGTCGCGAGCTCGTCGATCCCGTGGACGTGGGCCTGCGCGTCGTGGGCGTCCGGCGGACGCCGGGTCTGCGCCGCGAGGAGGTCGCAACCCTCGCCGGTATCAGCGCCGACTACTACCTGCGCCTCGAACAGGGGCGCGACCGGAACCCGTCGCCGCAGGTGCTCGAGGCGCTGGCCGGCGTGTTCGGGCTCGATGCGGCCGCGACGCAGTACCTGCTGAGCCTCTCCGGCGCTCGACCGACGACCCGGAAGCGGCCACGCCGCGAGGTCGTTCCGACGGGCATCCGGCATCTGCTCGACGCGCTCGAGCTACCGGCGTACGTGGTGAGCCGGATGTTCGATGTGCTCGCCGCGAACCGGCTCGGGACCGCCCTGTCGCCGAGCATCCGGACCGGAGAGAACCGTCTGCGGTCAATTTTCCTGGATCCGGTCGAGCGGGATCTGTACCCGGACTGGGAGCAGGTGGTTGGTGGCATGGTCCCGTCGTTCCGCGCCTCGCTCGGCACCGACGTCCACGATCCGCGAGTCGCGCAGTTGGTCGGCGAGCTGTCTCTTGCGAGCGAGTCGTTCCGGCAACTCTGGGCGCGGCACGACGTCAAGCCGCTCGCGGGAGCGCCGGCACGGATGCGCCACCCGCAGGTCGGGCTGCTGGAGCTGCGCCGCGAAAAGCTGCCGATCGGCGACTCGGGCGGCCAGTTCCTGGTGATCTACCACGCGGAGCCGGGCTCCGACAGTGCCAGGTCGCTCACGCTGCTCGGGTCGCTGGCCGCGACGGATGAGGCGCCAGGGGCAGAGGCCGGGACCGGACCGCAGTCGCGCACCTCGTCATACTGA
- a CDS encoding PPC domain-containing DNA-binding protein, whose product MRSHELTPGRMIGVTFDHGEDFFTALTEACRTNGIRHGYIPVFIAGLSTVEIVGTCQRLDDPAAPVWDRVHLTNVEALGGGTIAYDESNDRIAPHIHVSVGLKEHSATGHTSHLLAATVQFLTEMLIIEVAEPAMHRVPDAALYDVPLLRFGDQ is encoded by the coding sequence ATGCGTAGTCACGAACTGACACCCGGGCGAATGATCGGCGTGACGTTCGACCACGGCGAGGACTTCTTCACTGCTCTCACCGAAGCTTGCCGCACCAACGGCATCCGGCACGGCTACATCCCCGTCTTCATCGCCGGTCTCAGCACCGTCGAGATCGTCGGCACCTGCCAACGCCTCGACGACCCCGCAGCCCCCGTCTGGGATCGTGTTCATTTGACGAACGTCGAAGCACTCGGCGGCGGCACCATCGCCTACGACGAATCCAATGATCGCATCGCACCACACATCCACGTCAGTGTCGGACTCAAGGAACACAGCGCCACCGGGCATACCAGCCACCTACTCGCCGCCACCGTCCAGTTCCTAACCGAGATGCTCATCATCGAGGTGGCTGAGCCGGCCATGCACCGCGTCCCTGACGCCGCGTTGTACGACGTCCCGCTACTTCGCTTCGGAGACCAATGA
- a CDS encoding acetamidase/formamidase family protein, which produces MSEPLVVSHGQGPRGAYVVHELTDASVGFTFGGRPAIAKLRPGDRLYTQTKDCFGGAVASIDDLPSQVCQFPYLNPVTGPFHIIGAQPGDTLAVHLVSLHPSVPYGWSSTFPHFGALTSTAQTATLQPPLEERVWRYAIDLHAQTVRYSARTSDVKIDLPLEPMLGTVGVAPAAGEVRMSIVPDRYGGNLDTPLLRAGSTLYLGVNEPGAMLSLGDGHARQGDGEVSGVAVEVAMDVVLAVDLIPGVYTPTPRLETDAALMSIGLGRPLEDAFRVAQHDLVEQIAAVTGLDLLDALQLVAQAGETRVGNVVDANYSMVARIAKRYLDGACSYAGVHAGLRSSRPVL; this is translated from the coding sequence ATGTCTGAGCCGCTCGTTGTCTCCCACGGTCAGGGGCCTCGGGGCGCGTACGTCGTGCACGAGCTCACGGATGCGTCGGTCGGGTTCACCTTCGGAGGCCGCCCGGCGATCGCGAAGCTGAGGCCAGGTGACCGGCTGTACACCCAGACCAAGGACTGCTTCGGCGGCGCCGTCGCCTCCATCGACGACCTGCCCAGCCAGGTGTGCCAGTTCCCGTACCTGAACCCGGTGACCGGCCCGTTCCACATCATCGGCGCGCAGCCCGGCGACACCCTCGCGGTGCACCTCGTGTCCCTACATCCGAGCGTGCCGTACGGGTGGTCGTCGACCTTCCCGCACTTCGGGGCACTTACCTCCACCGCGCAGACGGCGACGCTACAGCCGCCGTTGGAAGAGCGGGTATGGCGCTACGCCATCGATCTCCACGCGCAGACGGTGCGCTACTCCGCCCGCACCAGCGACGTCAAGATCGATCTGCCCCTCGAACCGATGCTGGGGACCGTCGGGGTCGCACCCGCCGCTGGTGAGGTGCGCATGTCGATCGTCCCCGATCGGTATGGCGGCAACCTCGACACGCCGTTGCTGCGCGCAGGCAGCACTCTGTACCTGGGGGTGAACGAGCCGGGGGCGATGCTGTCGCTCGGCGACGGCCACGCCCGCCAAGGCGACGGCGAAGTCTCCGGCGTCGCGGTCGAGGTGGCCATGGATGTAGTCCTTGCCGTGGACCTGATCCCCGGCGTGTACACGCCGACGCCGCGGCTGGAGACCGACGCCGCGCTGATGTCGATCGGGCTGGGCCGGCCCTTGGAGGACGCGTTCCGGGTCGCCCAGCACGACCTGGTCGAGCAGATCGCCGCGGTGACTGGCCTGGACCTGCTCGACGCGCTGCAACTGGTCGCGCAGGCCGGCGAGACCCGGGTCGGCAACGTCGTCGACGCCAACTACTCGATGGTGGCCCGCATCGCCAAGCGCTACCTCGACGGCGCCTGCTCATACGCCGGGGTGCACGCCGGACTGCGTTCCTCGAGGCCGGTCTTGTGA